From a single Patescibacteria group bacterium genomic region:
- the dnaX gene encoding DNA polymerase III subunit gamma/tau: MSTLYRKYRPQNFEEVVGQNHIKITLTHEIEAEKIAHAYLFCGPRAVGKTTLARVFAKSVNCLDRKDGTYESCGKCSNCLEINEAKSIDLIEIDAASHTGVDNVRENIINASRVTPTKSKYKVFIIDEVHMLSISAFNALLKIIEEPPQHVIFILCTTEIHKVPSTIISRCQRFDFKKINILDMVTKLNYIAQKEGLDIDKKVLESIARKSDGYMRDAESLFGQIISVSGSKKITQEDAELIVPGNTYEEAVSLIEFISSKDVANSITLINKLLDDGINLKNFLDDLIEVLRKLMFVKVSPSLDTKIGTELVENLEQKISKISKNIELNQIINSIEQFSDAKLKIKNSFIVQLPLEVAVIKICTTQTFQSNQFEKTKTVTATAPVLEPKKVIADQVDSPVVEKTINSSVDISLEEVNSRWNEVLAQVKKINHSLVFVIQASKPIEIAGSILKLSTKYKFHKDRIEDISIRALIEKVLHDVFGHKLAVEVTVDDQFVSQVVEVKKNEDTIVEETSQKNNNEEEGKNGNMMNNLLKNFGGKIVNT, translated from the coding sequence ATGTCTACATTATATAGAAAATACAGACCGCAGAATTTTGAAGAGGTAGTCGGTCAAAATCACATAAAAATTACACTAACACACGAGATTGAGGCAGAGAAAATTGCTCATGCTTATCTTTTTTGTGGTCCAAGAGCGGTTGGTAAAACAACCCTGGCTAGAGTTTTTGCTAAATCAGTAAATTGTCTTGATAGAAAAGATGGGACATACGAGTCTTGTGGTAAATGTAGTAACTGTCTTGAAATAAATGAAGCAAAGAGTATAGATTTAATTGAAATAGACGCCGCTTCTCATACCGGAGTTGATAATGTTCGAGAAAATATAATTAATGCTTCTCGGGTAACTCCAACAAAGTCAAAATATAAAGTATTTATAATTGATGAGGTTCACATGCTTTCTATTTCGGCCTTTAATGCTCTTCTTAAAATCATCGAAGAGCCACCTCAACATGTAATATTTATTTTATGTACCACTGAAATACATAAAGTACCATCAACAATAATTTCCCGGTGTCAAAGATTTGATTTTAAGAAAATCAATATTCTAGACATGGTTACGAAACTGAATTATATTGCTCAAAAAGAAGGACTTGATATAGATAAAAAAGTTTTAGAATCAATCGCCAGAAAGTCAGATGGTTACATGAGAGATGCTGAGAGCTTATTTGGCCAAATTATCTCTGTAAGTGGTTCAAAAAAAATTACTCAAGAAGATGCTGAACTTATCGTTCCAGGTAACACATATGAAGAAGCGGTTTCTTTGATAGAATTTATATCTTCAAAAGATGTAGCCAATTCTATTACTCTTATTAATAAACTGCTCGATGATGGGATTAATCTAAAAAATTTCCTAGATGATCTTATAGAAGTTCTAAGAAAATTAATGTTTGTAAAAGTTAGCCCATCTCTTGATACTAAGATAGGAACAGAGTTGGTCGAAAATTTAGAACAAAAAATATCAAAAATATCAAAAAATATCGAATTAAATCAAATCATTAATAGTATAGAACAATTCTCTGACGCTAAATTAAAAATTAAAAACTCTTTTATTGTTCAACTTCCCCTGGAAGTGGCTGTAATAAAAATTTGTACCACTCAAACTTTTCAAAGTAATCAATTTGAAAAAACAAAAACAGTAACAGCAACAGCTCCTGTTTTAGAGCCCAAGAAAGTTATTGCAGATCAGGTTGATTCTCCAGTGGTTGAAAAAACAATTAATTCCTCAGTGGATATTAGCCTTGAGGAGGTTAATTCTAGATGGAACGAGGTTTTAGCTCAAGTTAAAAAAATAAATCATTCCTTGGTTTTCGTTATTCAGGCCTCAAAACCAATTGAAATTGCTGGTTCTATTCTTAAGCTGTCAACTAAATACAAATTTCATAAAGATAGAATTGAAGATATATCCATTAGAGCTCTTATTGAGAAGGTGTTGCATGATGTTTTTGGACACAAGTTGGCGGTTGAGGTAACAGTCGATGACCAATTCGTTTCACAAGTAGTTGAGGTTAAAAAAAATGAAGATACAATTGTTGAAGAGACTTCTCAAAAAAATAATAATGAAGAAGAAGGGAAGAATGGAAATATGATGAATAACCTTCTAAAAAATTTCGGAGGAAAAATTGTAAATACTTAA